The DNA region CGGCGACATGACGCTGGTCCCCGACCGCTACGGCAAGGTGAACCGCGACTGGCTGGAGAACATCCGCGACTGGAACATCAGCCGCCAGCTGTGGTGGGGCCACCAGATCCCCGCGTGGTACGACGAGGACGGCAACATCTACGTCCCGGACCCCGAGAACCCCGACCTGGACTGCGACAGGGACCCCCGCTACGCGCACCTGAACCTGCGCCGCGACCCCGACGTGTTCGACACGTGGTTCTCCAGCAACCTCTGGCCGTTCAGCACCCTCGGCTGGCCCGACACCGACAGCGAGGACTTCCGCAAGTTCTACCCCACCCAGGTCCTCGTGACCGGCTACGACATCCTGTTCTTCTGGGTGGCCCGCATGCAGATGGCCGCCTACGGCCTGACCGGACAGGCCCCCTTCGGCACCGTCATGCTGCACGGCCTGTACCTGGACGCCAAGGGCCAGAAGATGTCCAAGAGCAAGGGCAACGGCATCGACCCCCTGAACCTCTTCGATCAGTACGGCGTGGACGCCAGCCGCTTCGCGTTCGCGTACCTCTCGACCGGCGGGCAGGACATCCGCCACGACCCGCGCCGCTTCGAGCAGGGCCGCAACTTCGCGAACAAACTCTGGAACGCCGCCCGCTTCGCCCTCCTGCGCCTCGGCGAGGCCCTCCCCAACCTGGAAACCAGCGGCGCCGAGGGCGACACCGACCTGATCCGCTACGTGCAGAGCGCCCTGGACGACACCGCAGGCGAACCCGTCCGCAGCCGCGACGCCCTGACCATGCTGCGTGAGCGCACCGACCTGAGCCTCGCCGACCGCTGGATCCTGTCCCGCCTGAACGCCGTGACCGCCGAAGCCACCGCGCAACTGAACGCCCTCGACATCGGCGCCGCCACCCGCACGCTGTACTCGTTCACCTGGGACGAATTCTGCGACTGGTACATCGAGGCCGCCAAACCCGCCCTGAGTGAAGGCAAACTGTCCACGCTGGTCACCCTGAAAGCCACGCTGGAGCACATCCTGAAGATGCTGCACCCCATCATGCCGTTCATCACCAGCGAACTGTACGCCGCGCTCGGCCACCGCCGCCAGCTGGCCGTCCACACCTGGCCCGAACCCGACGCCGCCCTGCACGACGCCGAAGCCACCCGCGCCTTCGACGCCCTGCGCGCCGCCGTCGCCGCCGCCCGCAACCTCAAGAACGAACTCGGCATGGCCCCCCAGGAACGCCTGAACATGGCCGTCGAGGGCGACCTCGCCCCCACCGTCCTGGAGAACGCCCGCGTGGTCGAGAGCATCGCCCGCGTCACCCTCACCACTCTGGAAGGCCGCACCCTCAGCGCCGTCGAGCAGGGCGTCACCCTGCGCGCCCCGCTGGAAGGCACCGTGGACATCGCCGACTGGCTGGGCAAACAGAAAAAACGCCTGACCGAACTGGACAAGCAGATCAAGCAGGCGCAGAACAAACTCGGCAACGAGAGCTTCGTCGCCCGCGCCCCCACCGAGGTCATCGAGGAAGAACGGCGCCGCGTGACCGACTTCAGCGCACAGAAAGAGCGACTGGAAGCCGTTCTGGCACAGTTCGAGTAACACGGACTACGGT from Deinococcus seoulensis includes:
- a CDS encoding valine--tRNA ligase, translated to MTDHTPDHTADLDTTPDQTPENDASTLARAFDPQAIEPAWAAKWRSEPFRADATSGKPPFTIVIPPPNVTGNLHLGHALDNTLIDTLIRFKRMAGFEALYLPGMDHAGISTQVVVERQLRDQGVSRHDLGREEFLKRVWDWKAESGGMILNQLSRLGVSADWTRERFTMDEGLSRAVRHQFVRLYHDGLAYRGERIVNWDVAAQTTLSELEIDREVRKGKMTTLSYKLRDPQAAASNGEPGEIRIATVRPETIFADQAIAVHPTDPRFAHLVGQEARIPLTDRWVPIIADEAVEMEFGVGALKITPAHDPTDFEVGERHGLSRPSVIDLHGNLTGDLVPEAFRGLERFAARKAVVKALTESGDLIEEKDHDTAIGLSERTKVPVEPIISEQWYVKTRPFAEQVLAGLESGDMTLVPDRYGKVNRDWLENIRDWNISRQLWWGHQIPAWYDEDGNIYVPDPENPDLDCDRDPRYAHLNLRRDPDVFDTWFSSNLWPFSTLGWPDTDSEDFRKFYPTQVLVTGYDILFFWVARMQMAAYGLTGQAPFGTVMLHGLYLDAKGQKMSKSKGNGIDPLNLFDQYGVDASRFAFAYLSTGGQDIRHDPRRFEQGRNFANKLWNAARFALLRLGEALPNLETSGAEGDTDLIRYVQSALDDTAGEPVRSRDALTMLRERTDLSLADRWILSRLNAVTAEATAQLNALDIGAATRTLYSFTWDEFCDWYIEAAKPALSEGKLSTLVTLKATLEHILKMLHPIMPFITSELYAALGHRRQLAVHTWPEPDAALHDAEATRAFDALRAAVAAARNLKNELGMAPQERLNMAVEGDLAPTVLENARVVESIARVTLTTLEGRTLSAVEQGVTLRAPLEGTVDIADWLGKQKKRLTELDKQIKQAQNKLGNESFVARAPTEVIEEERRRVTDFSAQKERLEAVLAQFE